Proteins encoded by one window of Kribbella flavida DSM 17836:
- a CDS encoding DUF1906 domain-containing protein: protein MSDRTVSYRGYEVTVPADWPVVDLAADPTACVRLDRPAVYLGRSTAQSDCPAHLTGRAQGLILEPLTKAARSTDGELQQAVQDAGVLATAYYAPGGADAAREVLGTGRVTAKASRIAQPRAAAATPSVVATGNLQGGFAFDTCTAPSQTAMNAWRYPNSGYKAVGIYISGGLRACDQPNLTPEWVAANAANGWQFLLIDVGMQAPCTTFSSKMSADPATARAQGRTAAANAVVAAQALGFAQRSAIYSDIENYPSTAACKAAVLSYLSGWTLELNTRGYVGGTYVGAASGGVDLSAEYNNPAYTRPDNLWFARWNNVTNTTDDKYIPASYWTNRQRVHQYSGPHDETHGGVKISIDSNAVNLTAPPAPVTGFDATGGHTTASLQWTVPAGTTLGQVIVRRNTGTTPPPLPNVGTAVYAGTATSITATGLANATSYAFRAWVKDSTGKIGPGVDTVLIGTGSTISASASAISYGGSVTLSTRATRKDSGASLAGVPLSLYARAKNSSSWREVARVTSDTSGQAKSVQKPTVSTVYAWGYNGSPDLLGSRSGNATIEVKPTIAINLATAVKLGTTTPVYGYLRPQHPDTTVYLQRLTGPNWPTVATTKLNTTGNYAFTIKPTLRGTSYYRVVWLADADHATTVSAVKGVAVS from the coding sequence GTGAGTGACCGGACGGTCTCGTACCGTGGCTACGAGGTGACCGTGCCGGCCGACTGGCCGGTGGTCGACCTGGCGGCCGACCCGACCGCCTGCGTGCGGCTCGACCGCCCGGCCGTGTACCTCGGCCGCAGCACCGCGCAGAGCGACTGCCCTGCTCACCTGACCGGACGTGCTCAGGGCCTGATCCTGGAGCCGCTGACCAAGGCGGCCCGTTCCACCGACGGCGAGCTGCAGCAGGCCGTGCAGGACGCCGGCGTACTCGCCACGGCGTACTACGCGCCCGGCGGAGCCGACGCCGCCCGTGAGGTGCTCGGCACCGGCCGGGTGACGGCCAAGGCCAGCCGGATCGCGCAGCCCCGCGCTGCCGCCGCCACCCCGTCTGTTGTTGCTACTGGCAACCTCCAGGGCGGTTTCGCGTTCGACACCTGCACGGCGCCGAGCCAGACCGCGATGAACGCCTGGCGGTACCCGAACTCGGGCTACAAGGCCGTGGGCATCTACATCAGCGGCGGGCTGCGTGCCTGCGACCAGCCGAACCTGACCCCGGAGTGGGTGGCCGCCAACGCCGCCAACGGCTGGCAGTTCCTGCTGATCGACGTCGGCATGCAGGCGCCGTGCACCACCTTCTCCAGCAAGATGTCGGCCGACCCGGCGACCGCGCGGGCGCAGGGCCGGACCGCCGCGGCCAACGCCGTCGTCGCCGCCCAGGCGCTCGGCTTCGCCCAGCGCAGCGCGATCTACAGCGACATCGAGAACTACCCGTCGACGGCCGCCTGCAAGGCCGCGGTGCTGTCCTACCTCAGCGGCTGGACGCTCGAGCTGAACACCCGCGGCTACGTCGGCGGCACCTACGTCGGAGCGGCCTCGGGCGGTGTCGACCTGTCCGCGGAGTACAACAACCCGGCGTACACGCGACCGGACAACCTCTGGTTCGCCCGCTGGAACAACGTCACCAACACCACCGACGACAAGTACATCCCGGCGTCGTACTGGACCAACCGGCAGCGGGTGCACCAGTACTCGGGCCCGCACGACGAGACGCACGGCGGCGTGAAGATCAGCATCGACAGCAACGCGGTGAACCTGACCGCGCCGCCCGCACCGGTGACCGGCTTCGACGCGACCGGCGGCCACACGACGGCGAGCCTGCAGTGGACGGTCCCGGCCGGCACCACGCTCGGCCAGGTCATCGTCCGCCGCAACACCGGCACCACCCCGCCGCCACTGCCGAACGTCGGTACGGCGGTCTACGCCGGCACCGCGACCTCCATCACGGCGACCGGCCTGGCCAACGCCACCAGCTACGCGTTCCGCGCCTGGGTGAAGGACAGCACCGGCAAGATCGGGCCTGGCGTCGACACCGTTCTGATCGGCACCGGTTCGACCATCTCGGCCAGTGCTTCGGCGATCAGCTACGGCGGTTCGGTCACTCTCTCCACCCGCGCCACCCGCAAGGACTCCGGCGCCTCGCTCGCCGGCGTGCCGCTGTCGCTCTACGCCCGGGCGAAGAACAGCTCCTCCTGGCGTGAGGTCGCCCGGGTCACCTCGGACACCTCCGGCCAGGCCAAGTCGGTGCAGAAGCCGACCGTGTCGACGGTCTACGCGTGGGGCTACAACGGCTCGCCCGACCTGCTCGGCTCCCGCAGCGGCAACGCCACCATCGAGGTCAAGCCCACGATCGCCATCAACCTGGCCACCGCGGTGAAGCTGGGAACCACCACCCCGGTCTACGGCTACCTCCGCCCGCAGCACCCCGACACCACGGTCTACCTGCAGCGCCTCACCGGCCCGAACTGGCCGACCGTCGCCACCACCAAGCTCAACACCACCGGCAACTACGCCTTCACCATCAAACCCACCCTGCGCGGCACGTCGTACTACCGAGTCGTCTGGCTCGCCGACGCCGACCACGCCACCACCGTGAGCGCCGTCAAGGGCGTCGCGGTCAGCTGA
- a CDS encoding bifunctional polysaccharide deacetylase/glycosyltransferase family 2 protein: MSRRPAPRRARQLPLRTHWIVLTLLLICLTGALALHGYTNHLFGHAPDGERQAGGSRSTVPAAIAAGGPVIDAAPGGDRSMRPKASTIALTFDDGPDPEWTPKVLDLLQRRNVKATFFVVGTQVAEHPDLTRRIVAEGHQIGVHTLTHADLGAAPGWRRSLELRQTELILAGATGFRTPLLRPPYSSEASALTDTEWAAIRAARRAGYLTILTTLDSKDWRRPGVDAIVANSTPKGTAGQVLLMHDSGGDRSQTLAALDKLIPAVQARGFRFTTVSDSVALPAPVLRAGTAERIQGLAVIGAIRLSEGVLAVITWLLYAAGALSVLRALTTVVAARRHARERYWIWGDGPPVTDPVTVIVPAYNEAAGIEAAVRSLIASDHPIEVIVVDDGSTDGTADLVEALRLPGVRVIRQPNAGKPAALNTGLLAASHELVVMVDGDTVFEPDAVRWLVQPFADAAVGAVSGNAKVGNRRGLLGRWQHIEYVVGFNLDRRLFDLAECMPTVPGAVGGFRRSALQRIGGLSDVTLAEDTDLTMALCRDGWRVVYEERAVAWTEAPASLGALWRQRYRWCYGTLQAMWKHRGAWLQGGQSGKLGRRGLTYLMLFQVLLPLLAPVVDVFALYGLVFLNPWRVLGVWAGFLALQVAMGLYAFRLDGERPGPLWSLPLQQFVYRQLMYLVVIQSVFTALAGNRLGWQRMERYGSLTTPPGAADDLVGAQR, translated from the coding sequence GTGAGCCGTCGACCGGCCCCGCGGCGGGCACGGCAACTGCCGTTGCGCACGCACTGGATCGTGCTCACCCTGCTCCTGATCTGCTTGACCGGAGCACTGGCCCTGCACGGCTACACCAATCACCTTTTCGGCCACGCCCCGGACGGCGAGCGGCAGGCCGGCGGAAGTCGTTCGACCGTGCCCGCAGCCATCGCCGCCGGCGGTCCGGTGATCGACGCCGCGCCCGGCGGCGATCGGTCGATGCGCCCGAAGGCGAGCACGATCGCGCTCACCTTCGACGACGGGCCCGATCCGGAGTGGACGCCGAAGGTGCTCGACCTGCTGCAGCGCCGCAACGTCAAGGCGACGTTCTTCGTGGTCGGCACCCAGGTCGCCGAGCACCCGGACCTGACCCGTCGCATAGTTGCCGAAGGCCACCAAATCGGCGTGCACACGCTCACCCACGCCGATCTCGGCGCGGCACCCGGCTGGCGGCGGTCCCTGGAGCTGCGGCAGACCGAGCTGATCCTGGCCGGCGCCACCGGATTCCGTACGCCGCTGCTCCGGCCGCCGTACTCGTCGGAGGCCTCGGCGCTCACCGACACCGAGTGGGCCGCGATCCGCGCCGCCCGTCGAGCCGGGTACCTGACGATCCTGACGACTCTGGACAGCAAGGACTGGCGGCGGCCCGGCGTCGACGCGATCGTCGCCAACTCGACCCCGAAGGGCACCGCCGGGCAGGTGCTGCTGATGCACGACTCGGGCGGCGATCGTAGCCAGACCCTGGCCGCGCTCGACAAGCTCATCCCGGCCGTCCAGGCGCGCGGTTTCCGGTTCACGACCGTGAGCGATTCGGTCGCACTGCCCGCGCCTGTGCTGCGGGCCGGAACCGCCGAGCGGATCCAAGGCCTCGCGGTGATCGGCGCGATCCGGCTCAGCGAGGGCGTGCTGGCCGTCATCACCTGGCTGCTGTACGCCGCTGGCGCGCTGAGCGTACTCCGGGCGCTGACCACCGTGGTCGCGGCCAGGCGGCACGCCCGGGAGCGGTACTGGATCTGGGGCGACGGTCCGCCGGTGACCGATCCGGTGACGGTGATCGTCCCGGCGTACAACGAGGCGGCCGGGATCGAAGCGGCGGTCCGCTCGCTGATCGCCTCGGACCACCCGATCGAGGTGATCGTGGTCGACGACGGGTCGACCGACGGCACGGCCGACCTGGTCGAGGCGCTGCGACTCCCCGGCGTCCGGGTGATCCGGCAGCCGAACGCGGGCAAGCCGGCCGCCCTCAACACCGGTCTGCTGGCGGCGTCGCACGAGCTGGTCGTGATGGTCGACGGCGACACCGTGTTCGAGCCGGACGCCGTCCGCTGGCTGGTCCAGCCGTTCGCCGACGCGGCGGTCGGCGCGGTGTCGGGCAACGCCAAGGTGGGCAACCGCCGGGGACTGCTCGGCCGCTGGCAGCACATCGAGTACGTCGTCGGCTTCAACCTGGACCGGCGCTTGTTCGACCTGGCCGAGTGCATGCCGACCGTACCGGGCGCGGTCGGCGGGTTCCGGCGCAGCGCACTGCAGCGGATCGGCGGGCTCAGCGACGTCACGCTGGCCGAGGACACCGACCTGACGATGGCGTTGTGCCGCGACGGCTGGCGCGTGGTGTACGAGGAGCGGGCGGTCGCCTGGACCGAGGCTCCGGCGTCGCTCGGCGCGCTCTGGCGGCAGCGTTACCGGTGGTGCTACGGCACGCTGCAAGCGATGTGGAAGCACCGCGGCGCGTGGCTGCAGGGTGGCCAGTCCGGCAAGCTGGGCCGGCGCGGGCTCACGTACCTGATGCTCTTCCAGGTGCTGCTGCCGCTGCTGGCGCCCGTCGTGGACGTCTTCGCCCTCTACGGCCTGGTGTTCCTGAACCCTTGGCGCGTCCTGGGCGTGTGGGCCGGCTTCCTGGCTCTCCAGGTGGCGATGGGCCTGTACGCGTTCCGGCTCGACGGCGAGCGGCCCGGGCCCCTGTGGAGCCTGCCCCTGCAGCAGTTCGTGTACCGCCAACTGATGTACCTGGTGGTCATCCAGTCGGTGTTCACCGCGCTGGCCGGGAATCGGCTGGGCTGGCAGCGGATGGAGCGCTACGGAAGCCTCACCACACCACCCGGAGCAGCGGACGACCTGGTCGGCGCACAGCGCTGA